The proteins below are encoded in one region of Sander vitreus isolate 19-12246 chromosome 24, sanVit1, whole genome shotgun sequence:
- the LOC144512845 gene encoding MSL complex subunit 3-like produces the protein MNSRGIKYPFHKGERVLCFEPDPTKAKVLYDAKVIDVLIGTDEHGRRIPKYLIHFNGWNRSWDRWAAEDHVLRDTEENRKLQHKLARKALGRMKRKGWAKRRRRQSGTKSSLKTLPKEDDSDDACLISTSESSDGDDSDPDSSNSGDSTFSDDLNKMRVEPDINVKRECEEKIVHVDINIPEILKKKLEDDCFYINKRKKLVMVPCQMNVVYILESYVKHFAINKAFMANERYRRQQNTTQNSSPQPVPPEKSEELCKEMVDGLRITFDFTLPMILLYPSEQAQFKKVSSSRLFLAVNESSPCSSNAQRERSPSPLGHNPPTPQSTDSQPALSDISATTPTASAPTPKRRRHPDMDCISFQSQSLRRSTRNTSGGDRPAEGSSGGGGSATASPQLKRRLVDTSSQPKFFLNLDRKTPVHSGSSSPLPLTPSKERSGAFYGLESRRNNELNEVLSWKLTPDNYPLHDQPPPPSYLYGSQHLLRLFVKLPEILGKMQIPERNLRALVKHLELFLRFLAEFQEDFFPESAYVSASEAHYSMKQPRPIY, from the exons ATGAATTCGCGGGGAATTAAATATCCATTTCACAAAGGAGAAAGAGTCCTGTGCTTTGAACCAGACCCGACCAAGGCTAAAGTGTTGTATGACGCAAAG GTCATTGATGTCTTGATTGGTACAGACGAACATGGAAGAAGAATCCCAAAGTACCTGATTCACTTCAACGGTTGGAACAGAAG CTGGGATCGTTGGGCTGCAGAGGATCATGTCCTAAGGGACACTGAGGAAAACCGTAAATTGCAACATAAACTGGCTCGCAAAGCACTAGGTCGCAT GAAGAGAAAGGGATGGGCAAAGAGGCGGCGACGTCAGTCTGGTACTAAATCCTCTCTGAAGACTCTCCCTAAGGAGGATGACAGTGATGACGCAT GTTTGATCTCAACTTCAGAGAGCAGTGACGGGGACGACTCTGACCCTGACTCTTCAAACAGTGGGGACAGCACCTTCTCTGATGATCTCAacaaaatg AGAGTTGAGCCAGacattaatgttaaaagggAATGTGAGGAGAAGATCGTCCATGTTGACATCAACATCCCCGAAATTCTGAAGAAGAAACTGGAGGATGACTGCTTTTACATCAACAAGAGGAAGAAG CTGGTGATGGTtccctgtcagatgaatgtcGTGTACATCCTCGAGTCCTACGTCAAGCACTTTGCCATCAACAAAGCATTCATGGCCAACGAGAGGTACCGGCGTCAGCAGAACACCACACAGAACAGCAGCCCACAGCCAGTCCCTCCAGAGAAGAG TGAAGAGTTGTGTAAGGAGATGGTCGACGGCCTGAGGATCACGTTCGACTTCACCTTACCCATGATCCTTCTCTACCCCTCTGAACAAGCTCAGTTCAAAAAGGTCAGCTCCTCCAGGCTTTTCCTGGCTGTCAATGAAAGCTCCCCTTGCTCCAGCAA TGCCCAACGAGAGCGCAGCCCTAGCCCGTTGGGGCACAACCCACCCACCCCCCAGTCCACAGACAGTCAACCTGCACTGAGCGACATTTCTGCCACCACGCCGACCGCCTCAGCCCCCACCCCGAAGCGCCGGCGTCACCCTGACATGGACTGTATCTCATTCCAGTCCCAGTCACTCAGACGCTCCACCAGGAACACATCTGGAGGTGACCGGCCAGCTGAAGGGAGCAGTGGAG GTGGAGGCAGTGCCACAGCGTCCCCGCAGCTCAAACGCCGTTTGGTCGACACCTCATCCCAGCCCAAGTTCTTCCTCAATCTTGACAGAA AAACCCCAGTGCACAGTGGCTCATCTTCCCCGTTGCCCTTGACGCCAAGCAAAGAGCGAAGTGGTGCTTTCTATGGCCTTGAGAGCCGGAGAAACAATGAGCTTAATGAG GTCCTAAGCTGGAAGCTGACTCCTGATAACTACCCTCTGCATGACCAGCCTCCCCCACCCTCCTACCTGTACGGATCACAGCACCTCTTGCGTCTTTTTG TGAAGCTTCCTGAGATCCTGGGAAAAATGCAGATCCCTGAGAGGAATCTTCGAGCCCTTGTCAAGCATTTGGAGCTCTTTCTCAG